In Glycine max cultivar Williams 82 chromosome 4, Glycine_max_v4.0, whole genome shotgun sequence, the genomic stretch TATGGAGTTTGTGCATTAGAACCATGACTTCAATTGAACCGATACTTTCTGttcaagttttgtaattttgttgtaTTCTAGGATTCTacatcaaaaaaagaaaagcaatataTTTAGTTCTGTTATCAGTTGTCACCCCAAACTATGCTATGATCACCCAGTTAATCTGTTCTCCAACTTCAATTTCTCTCGCATTTGTGACATATAAACTTTACCAATACATGTGTATGCATTGCAACAATGATCTAGGGCAAAATAAGAGGATCAAATTCCAAAGGAAATTTAAGTAGCCTAAAAATAATATAGACAAGCATAACCACCAAAACACACATGACAGACAATcatctcctttttttcttcctttcctgATTGCAACACTGTATCAGTGTTTAACGCCTAACTACTTAGACACAACCAAACAACAAAGCATACTTCATTGTCAATTGCACCTGGTGATTTGCATAAACCACTTCATCCATGAAGTTACTACATAGTTACAatctattattttaaacttgacAATACTAAACATATAAAGTTGAGCTACATGATACATAGAGCACAAAAAAACCTCAACAAACCAAGAGATAAAATCCTGACATAGTATTATAGCACCTCTACATAGATAACAATACAGTATGTTGATCCAGTATTGGATAACCACAAATGATGAAATCACACAAATATCAAGACAATTGCATCTTGTTAATCATATATGAGAATGGAGCCCTCTTTATAACATTATGTCAAAATATGTAGGAACTAGCATGTAAGAGACCAAAGCAACATAATTTCATAAAGATGATAAATAAGCATTGAGGACTATACCGGAGGCGTCCGACTTCCATCAAACATGCAGGGGAAAGCATCCCTGGTTATTCTGACATTTGTAGCTTTTGTTAATGACTGATCTCGAATAAAGGGATGCTCTAGTAACATCTGGGCTGTTGGGCGGGCTGATGGATCTCTTTGTAAGCATAGCTGAATGAATTTCTTTGCCTCGCTTGAGAGATGATCAGGAATTTCAGGCATATCTCTGCTGTtaccaattttaaatattgcAGCTACCTGTTGAATACAGgcattaaaaaaacaatgttggcCTTTCATACTCTTAAAATAGGCTCATAGCAAATATGCAAATACATGCTAGTTCTAAATATCCAAAATCATACCCCTTCATACTGATTCCAAGGAGGCTTTGATGTTGCCATTTCAAGAATTGTGCATCCCAAGCTCCATATATCAACAGGAAGACTATAGCCATTTGTATTCATTACAACCTAAGAAAGCAAAAGTCAGGATACATTACAACTTACAGTGGAAGAGATACGGATATTTTTGTTCAGAAGTAATTACAAGATGTgaaaagaaaggagaaaataCTTTACCTCGGGTGCCATCCAGTATGGACTCCCTTTGAAAGATAGCATGGAGGAAGAAGAATTTATCTGTTTCAGAAAAATCATAATTCAGAGATGATCTCCATCACAAATCAGAAAGCAACCAAAACTGAAAATTATACACTTTGAAACTTTGTTCCCCTTCTATTTTTCCTACAACTCTAGTCCATTTCACTAGGGTCCCTTTCATATATTCTTATGCTATATACCTTTAAATTGTAAACGACAGAACAGAGATCAGAAAGTTCTGTGTGAGCCAGATGCATTCTAGCTCTCATTCTCTATGTGGGTGTGCACAATTGTGAGAAAAAAATCATGAGCATCAAAGAGTGTAAAAGAGAATGTCTCTACCACTAGGCATTCAGATATGAATAAAACAGCAAATTTCAAGTTAGGGCAAAAGAAACACTATTAAGTATCCTCTCTCCATAAATTTTACAACTTGTGTATTGGCTAATTTATTTTACCAGAAGCAATAACTTTTCAAGTGAGCAAAAACAATGCATTCTCTTAAAGCATACTTATAATAAACTTACATGTTTAGCCATTCCAAAGTCTGCCAGCTTGATTTCACCATTAGGATCAACTAGTATGTTAGCCCCTTTGATATCCctgtgaaaataaaaacttatcaatACTATAATAAAGAGTCAAGATGCATGCATTTAGTGTTATAAATAAATCTTgagtaattatttaaattacctATGTACTGTATTTCTCCCATGAAGATAGGAAAGTCCAGAGACAATCTGCCTGGTATAATTTTGAATAACAGGCTCCTTGAAGGCCCCATATTCCTGAAGTAATTTATGAATAGAACCACCAGAGACATATTCCAAATAAACGGAAAGTGTTTCTTCCCCCTGCAAACATGGcacatatatattcataaatgaatctcattcaacaattattttttgtatataaatgGCATACAGGATTCAGAACATGGAATATTTTAGCCATACCAAATCACTCCCATAGTATTGAACGATGTTTGGATGTGAAAGCTGACTGAGCAAATGGATCTCCTGCAAACAAATGAAGAACATGGTACAGATTAAATGATGATCAGACATATCAAAACAAAATCCAATGCAACAGAATTGAAGGCTTAAAGCAACATgcataaatcttttaaaaataatagaattaccTGATTAAGTTGTTTGAGGCACTCCTTTGATGATTGGTCATCACAGACAACCCTGACTTCTTTAATTGCACTCAATTGTCCACTATCACTGTCAAAGTTCCAACACAAGTGTTTTAGAGACGTAGAACAAACATAGGAAGCGGAATAAATATAGTTTCAGTAACTTGTCCATAATATGGACATTTGGACAGAGTCCACATTCTGAAAGAAAGCTGATGATATCATTCTGTAAACATAGTTGTATTTCAAAGCTAGTTTTTTCCTATTGCCAATAACAACTGGCACTGTAGCATTTCCTTTGTAACCTAAAGATTTGCTTATACATTACAACCACTGATAGCAAAAACCACAAATTCAGTCTTTAATTCAGGGAGTGTTGCAGCCTAAcccaaaagaaaattgaaagtaaaTTTCCTTCACCAgacaacaaaaaacaacaacCCAAATACCTATTGAATCCCAGGTAAACATGCCCAAATGTTCCCCGACCAAGAAGCTTTCCTTTCTTCCACTTGGAAAGGTTACTGGTAGTGTGTTCCGTCATTCCATTTGCTCTCATGCtgggaagagaagaagaaggactGGTAGGAGAACCTGGCGGAAGAGGCAATGGATGACATTCACCTTCTTGCCTGCCTGTAGGGGAGTCAAGACTCAAACCAAGCAACTTTGGATGCAGAGGTGATGTTGGGCTGGTGGGCCCTCTTGACCCAGGACCCGGGCTTTTAGACCTCACAAGGAACTTCATGTCACCTTGCCCTCTAGCATAAAGAAAACAGCATCAATTAGTTCTGCAGCAGATTGGAGAAACAAATTAAACTGTCCATGTTCTCTTTGTTCCTTATTCTAACATTAATCATGCTAAAATGAATGTAGATTATAACATACGCCCTCCCATGTTTTATAATTACAACagtttatttatagaaaaacaaTAAGATAAATACATTTTGCTTAAATTTCATTAAATCGATATTTGGAAGGGGTGGAAGTTAACTTCCTAGTCTTATCAAATTAGTCCATCAAGATTTAGATCTTTATTTTccccaaataaatccataccaGAAGTCTAGAACTGCAAATTCAGACTTTAAAACACAATTTGCAGATGGATAATTCAAAATGGACCAAATCTTCCTGAAAAGGCACAAATTATAAACCATTACTGAAACAACAGAAACAATCGCGTATCTGAAGAGAGTGGGTAAAAAATTCCAGAAGAAAATCGCATTTAGGCATGAGCAGACAGAcggcaagagagagagagagagagagagagagagagagagagagagagagagaggcctTTACTATTAAAGGAAAGTTGAAggtaagaaaaggaagaaaagtgtACGAAAAAAAGTGAACAATCAATCGTGTTGAAAAAAGGTAGTAACAGGAGGCAGTTACAAATTCTGATTTGCAAGTCTGAACAAAACTAAAAGGGGAAACTCATAAATCAAGTAAAGTATGCAATGATGTTTGCAATAGacagacagagagagagagagagagagagagagagagagtctcagGAACCGGAGTAGAAGTCACTTTATGTGATCAAATGATTAAGGTAATAACCGGAGaacctaattttaattaaattaaataaaaaaaatagggtaAATTAAACGAATCAAATCCAATCGAATTGAATTGAATCTTAAGTTAATTGatgagtaaaaaataataattagaaacCTGGAGGCATTAATCTGAGGGTGATCATCGTAGGAGCCACTGGAGCTGACGCTGGAGCCGGAAACAGAGGCAGATCCAAAAACAAGGCCTTGGTCGATGGCGAAGCTTTGGGTGGAGAAGACGGAGGGGCGAGGCAAGGGAAGACCTTGGTCGACGGCGGCGGAGGAACCGAAATCGCGGCTGGCACGAGGGGAGTTTCTCACGACGTCGTCGAAGCTCTTACTGGGCTTGGGCTTGATAAAATTGAAGTGAAGGAGGGTGGTGGTGGCGGCGGCGCCATGAGGGTGgtcttgttgttgttggtgcTGTTGGTCCTTGGTCTTGCTGGACTTTTTACCCCACCAAGTGGGCATGTTCTGAATTACTGGACTAAGCACAAaggaacaagaagaagaagaaggaggagctgaGAGACTACTAAGGTTTTGTTCAGTTGATACCACCAAGGATTAGGAATtccgaaaataaaaaataaaaacggtTGTTGGATGGATAACTGACGTGGAATGGGGCCCACACTCTCTCTCTGCTCCTACGTGTCACTCTTTGTTACGTCTTACGTGCgttctcaacaacaacaacaacaacaccaacTTTCGTGTAGTTTGTGATTGGATGTAACTGTTCATATTTTTTCTCGGAGAAATCTTTCTCTTAATAGATCTCTTCTTGTTCCTCAATCTTCGGAGAACGCGGCGTTGTATTATTGTAAGTTCTCTGTTCCGAGGTTAAATAAATTCCCTCtacttgttcttgttcttggttAGTTAATAGTTACTCCACTACTTGTTCTGTTTGCCTttactgaaaaataaaagaaaagaatccGCATTGGCGATTGTGCACTCGTTTTTGTGCTTTACAGTTTCACACGTTCCAGCCACAAAGCATTATTTGTATTGtgttggtaaaataaaataatggtcGAGGTTAGTACCGGAAATCGATTCAGCTCATGACTCAAGCTCAGTTCAATCTCAGATAacaaattgtttaatttgaatctTTCTTTCTAACTTGATTTTGACTGTATTCAAACTCATAAATAAGTTGATTTTCCCCCTGgacttgatttaaaattataattatttgacatattttatttgtttattttatacaaaaataaaataatatgaaataatcaaaaaattaattataatcatacgggacttcaataatataaaaatattttttatatgtatagattgataaataaatatatagatttatatatttagttaGATTGATGAGTCAATCAAAtcaagttatatataatttaaattcaactcatttgattaataaatcaagttcaacaaaattaattgtgaagtcaaattttaatttatataattgaattgatttgatttagtATCTGTCCTAGTCGaagtgattaaaaataatataagtaaattaaataccTATAAAAAGTATTGTCCAtgtataaagatttttttttattattcaattacaaAAGTTATTACTCAAATCACAGATTATAATTTTGAGTAGTTGATCAGATAGAACAAACCCTAGCACTCTCATATTAATTAATGGTTCATAAATTTGAGCCTTCATTCTAAGATAAATGTGAATACTAAAtactcaatatatatttttgagcaatagagttttttttcttttgatatttaatttatataattgaattgatttgatTCATTATCTGTCCTAATCGGAGTGATTATGAataatataagtaaattaaataccTATAGAAAGTATTGTCCATGTATaaagattcttttttattattcaattacaaGTTATTACTCAAACCACAATTATAAGTTTGAGTAGCTGACTAGATAGAACAAAACCCTAGCACTCTCATATTAATTAATGGTTCATAAATGAGCCTTTATTCTTACCGTATCTTTTGAAGCGAGATAAATGTGAATACTAAATACTCAATATGTATTTTTGagcaatagatttttttttcttttggattaGACTGTTATCTCCTTTTCTAAATTGTACctataaaaaatcacaaaaactattattatattaataataagagaAGAATCAAGTAAAAACATTACTATTAGGTTTTCATATGATAAATtaaggtttaaaaaaaatgaaaagaatggaTGCAAAATACTCTTGTTTTCTTGAGTTCAAAAGCTTGTGGAATGCAACGAGGATTCGATATTCACgcccttttcttttgattttattttccgAAGGTGCTGTTATCTTGTGTTATTCGTCGTTTTTACAACACCTCGATGACGTGACATATATACCCGTTGCTGTACATAAATGCCCACTGCCACCGTTTCGTTTCTTTTTGTGAATCATAAATATTCCCCCTATATCTGAcacaaattacataaatttttcgccgatttttattttcagaaaaaataaataacaaattcattactttttatttttaagaaagtgtctcccattgtttttttttttgacaaatattAACTAATGCTCTTAACACGTAAattgaagaattaaaagaaaaattatttttttactgaatatGTAAATTCTCTTATGATATCTATGATAAATACTTTGGATTGATTTATCAACACCCTTATCAATATTCACATGTATATTATTAGTTATCATATACACATCAAATTATCATGCATGTATAATTAATTGTCacataaacaaataatatgTCACATAGTCACATGCCTTAGtattaataaaaaacttttaacgATAAGACTAAAGTAaccaataaattataattttaaatatctttttaaaaagttaatactTTTAAGGacttaaataataatgaattataatgatcaatttttagatttttcgCAAACGTAATTGATTAGTTTCAATAAATCAATAGTTGAaaccatattaaaaaaaagttgggcattacccattttattttttcttgcaaACTAATTATAGTTTCTTAGatgataagaaaataaacaattatgtCAATTAATGCTTTCATGCTGCCAAAAAGTTGCATGCGAGTGTGATACTAAATTCATCTATTCAAGTAATCGAACACAAGGTTGAACAACATTTGTTGGTTTGACATGCCATCAAtcatcaaatttcaaattatttatgggATTTTAGGAATcgaaatttgaataatttttaaataaagaaaaacatattattttaaatgtcctatatgtttttcaaaaaataaaaagaatatttaccctacaatgcaaataaaaaaaatcataaacaaaataattatttatttatgctcTTGTTGTATTCACTTGAAGCCATAGTTTTGTTAACATCATTTACCTACAAGCAAGATAGGTAGAACCCTTTTCTTTTCTAGCCTGAAAAAAGGGATGTTTAATTTTGGATGAAGTGATATGTTTCAACTAACATTTACCTTTTACCTTGGGAATGTTAATAAGAGAGTTGAATAGCATATGGAAATATAGGTGCGTTTGgtaaggaaaaaagaaataagtgaaaaataaaagagaaataagtgAATAGAAATTAGAAATAGAGTAGATTTAAACTTGTTTGATTTAAGagagattaaaatatatataggaaagagaaaaataggaaaaaaaaatcctttgctgatattttttattctactcTGCCAAATGAAGCAGTAGAGAATCCTAATTTCCAAATCATAGGATTAGAGCATAGGTGTAGGACCTCTTATAGAAAGGGAAATCCATGGTTTTCTGCATGATTCTGTTTAAGTAATTATTGCATTGCGCCTCTTTAAGCCTTGGCTGCTAATTTTGCCCTATAAGGACAGGTTGTAGAAGAAGTGCTCACTTCTCTCACCATGTGTTTATTTGTATCTGGCCACTTTCTTTTACTTAacactaattattattttttgagctTTGATTTAGGAATCTTCACGCTCTCACCAAGTGGGGCAGAACAATGTGCTTTCTGATTCAAACTTTTTCTGATATTGATTATGCAGTATGCAGTAACGCACTATTTTTGCtttcttgaattataatttcacaaaattatatttgaaattcaGATTTTTGGGATGAG encodes the following:
- the LOC100780263 gene encoding mitogen-activated protein kinase kinase kinase 3; this translates as MPTWWGKKSSKTKDQQHQQQQDHPHGAAATTTLLHFNFIKPKPSKSFDDVVRNSPRASRDFGSSAAVDQGLPLPRPSVFSTQSFAIDQGLVFGSASVSGSSVSSSGSYDDHPQINASRGQGDMKFLVRSKSPGPGSRGPTSPTSPLHPKLLGLSLDSPTGRQEGECHPLPLPPGSPTSPSSSLPSMRANGMTEHTTSNLSKWKKGKLLGRGTFGHVYLGFNSDSGQLSAIKEVRVVCDDQSSKECLKQLNQEIHLLSQLSHPNIVQYYGSDLGEETLSVYLEYVSGGSIHKLLQEYGAFKEPVIQNYTRQIVSGLSYLHGRNTVHRDIKGANILVDPNGEIKLADFGMAKHINSSSSMLSFKGSPYWMAPEVVMNTNGYSLPVDIWSLGCTILEMATSKPPWNQYEGVAAIFKIGNSRDMPEIPDHLSSEAKKFIQLCLQRDPSARPTAQMLLEHPFIRDQSLTKATNVRITRDAFPCMFDGSRTPPPVLDHSNRTSLTSLDGDYATKPVPVTSRAERSPRDNTRMITSLPVSPCSSPLRQYEPAHKSCFLSPPHPTYTLMGQNTLPSYPVRSNATFTLDPFQETSFYKAHTPGGSPRRLI